TGGATATAATCAAAATTCATCATATGGGTATAAAAATCATAGTTACAAGAGCAAAAACACGAAGTTTAAGGGAAAAGTTACTATAAATCCTATTATTCCTGTATTACTGAACATGAGTTCAGATGTCAGAGATCAAGCAATCATTTGTAGCCAGACATTAACTATCAACACATGACCTATAAGTACTCCGAGTCCCTCATTAAGCACAGGAAGACATCACTACCATTATCTAATACGCATTTTGAATGTCAATAGAGAAAGGATACCTCTCCGCAGCAGTTCGGGACATGTCTGGATGGCACACTCAACTCTGGCACTTTCAAAGTAAGTTTCTGCACTGCTGATCTCTTGCTCAACAGGTGCATTGCTATCCTGTGGGGACAAGGACAAGGATGAAGGAAAAATCTGAGTATGAATAACATACTATATTTCTTAAgaatttaactttatttaaattttatttaaatagtaaATATTTATACTAATATTCTGGCATTTGATAGGAACAGAATTTGGCTAAGAAATTGGGTGTAACAGAAATGTTACAATGCTACCTTTTGTGATATTTAGGTGACACTGAATTAGTATAAAATTGTGATAatgctaatttaaaaaataagttgaaTCATATAGCTTTGGCTACAGAAAGCATTGAGGTTGAAATTTAGCCATATCTTATAATAAATTAGGCCCTTTGAGGTGAGTAGAcagtacttaaaaaataaaatatattttaaagtccaGCTTTTACTCTCAAATATAACATGTAGCAGAAGAAAAGCAGCATTTATAAAAATTGCAGTTCAACATGAAGTTGCCACAGTATTAAAGCTTCTAGGAATGGAGTATGGGAGGCAACTGCTTTGAAAGCAGGATTCAGGAAAAGCTGAAATTGCAGCAACCAATGTGGGTGTTTCCAGATAGAATACAGGTTAGGAATTCAGGAGGAAAACAATGTGACAAAACTGTAAGGCTGCAAGTCCACTATTGCTGTTACTCTTTTCACTTTTCATATAAAGAAACAAAGGCTCAGAAAGATTAAATGACTTTCTCAAAGTCACAAACTAAGTGCTACAGCCAACACCTAAACCCAGATTCATTCTCTTTCCCTAGTCTACCATGCTGTATTATAATGTCCCTAAAAATGCGAGTAAAAGAAACAGGTCTTAAAGTCTGACAAAATTGAAAAGACAACAATAACTTAGGATAAAATTTCAGAATGTAAGAACAATGTGATTCTGACAGTATTTGAGGGGACATGCTAGAGAGGGAGGCAAGGATGGtcctacaataaataaaataaatatatttatatataaatcatatttaATTGCACAAATATATTAAttgtataattaaatattaagttATACTATAAGTTATCTTAAAATTTATCTTAAGATAGAGGAAGGATAGCTATACTATTTATATGACTGATTATACTGGAATAAAGACAAACTTTAAGGGGATAAAAGGACCACTTCAGTAGTAAGCAAAAAATCTGGGACTTACCAGATATCCAAATAAAGACTAGGCAAATGTCAGAAATAATACTGACTTAGGAATTATAAATTTAGGAACTGAAAATGCTATTGAACTAGTGACTAAAGAATAACTTAAACAAGAAGATTAAGAACAGAATTTGTGGGAAAGATCAAGTATTTGGTACAAAAAGGAATGTTGAGTGAAAAAAAAGGGCACCATCCCATACTAGCTACTCTCTAGTCCCAGCGGTCTCTCTGCTTTCATGGTAGCCCACGTCATCAATAGTTATGCTCAgtttatatctgagagaaaagagcaTTTCAATTGGATAAAAAAGGGGAAAATGTAAATTGCTGTCTGAAGGAAGATGAGGGCAGGTGAAAAAcaagcctgtgattggacagtggaaaAGGAGGGCAGGCTGAGAGTTTTtgagaggtggagagagataGAAAAGGAGGAATGAAGATAGAGGAAGGGGAAGACATCCAGATTCCACATggttttaaatagccacaggtagctatgagtATCCTATAAGGGACGAATAATTACAGGACAatctgtcttatctaggtgggcagtttatatcaatatcaattggctctgagttcattgtgaggatgttttgtggggtgaggatTTACTGatgtaaatctgattgataaattacaagcctctcgAGTTTTGGTTTACCGGgttatggggatttgtgactgctaACCACAGAGGGCGGCCAGCCGGGAATGTGGGCTGAATGGGCAACACGAGAGCCGCAAGATGGAAGAATGAAGAAATGAGAGGACTGAACAAGAGTCATCTGATACAGAAAGATCCAGAAGTCAACTAAATCCCAAAGTCCTGGCAGCCAATACAACACATACTTTGAGGGACTAGTGTACCAAATAATGTAGCTTTATTAAAAAATCTGTACCAGCAGGAGCTGCTAAGGTGGTTCAAAAGCTAAGAACGTGATTGCTGTTGCAGatgcctgagttcagtccctaacaTCTACTTCATGCAGCACACAAGCTCCAGAGGATATGATGGGcacctgtactcatgtgcacatacccaaacACAGACGTATAtgccacataattaaaaataaatctttaaaaacaaacaaaaactcattaCTGTCACAAAAGCCGAACCAACCAACCACACCAAAAACCCCTCTAGTTAAACTATGCAGCAGTGTTTTATCTTAGGAGGTTGACCGAAACTCTGAAATGTACGTAGCCTTCCATTTCCAAGAATAATGGTGAGCGGGacatggtggcgcatgcctttaacaccagcacttgggaagcaaaggccagtgaatctctgagttaagaggccagcctgatgtacaaagtgagttccaggacagcccagacTATTAAATatagaaatcctgtctcgaaaaagctaaaacaaacgacaaacaaataaaaacaagaattcTAGTTACACAATTATGACATAGGACTCAGAAAGTATTCTCATAtaaacatgaggatctgagtttgaatcctcagcATCCATCCACCTACAGGGCTAGGCATGGAGGCACATACATCTGTGTTCGATGTTGGTGGTCTTGCTGGTCAGCCTTGCCTAAACATAGAGCTGATCCAGTgacagactctgcctcaaagagtAAGGTGGAGAAGCAACTAAGGAAGATACCCCTGTATCAACTTTGGTCACCACTCATGCCCTCTTGAGCAagtatacctgcacacacacaagcgcgcgcacacacacaagcacgcgcacgcacacgcgcgcacacacacacacacacactccaaaaggaaaaaaatataaacaaaaacccTCCTCTAAtcctttagaatttttttttcttttcttccctcctaaaGTCAAACATTTATACTGCTTTCTTTTTGGTTGACAAAACATAATTGCCTGAATGCACAATGTAGGTCAGGCTAGTTTTGAACCTACTTTCTAGCTTTCTCCTACTGGccaagaactggaattacaggtatgtgccatcatGACTGCCCCATAAGTAATTTTAGAATTACTAGAATTTTAGAAAGACAAAAAACCTTGTCtttagcaataaagaaaacaattcagCAGTCATATTTGGAACAGTAGTTACTATTAATGTATTTTGGAAGAACTATTTAAcagattataatttaaaaatacaaactgTACAGTGCCTGATTATCTTTTAGAAGCTGGTTATGTTGCTTTTATATATATTGCCTTTTTTTCACCTTCTCAATAAAAtatacacagtaaaaaaaaaagtaatgaagcCTTAATAAGAGCGGCATATTAGCAACCAACCTGAAACTCATTCACATACTGGGCCATCACAAACTCGTGCCTTTCGGTTGAAAGAGGCTCTGCTAGAACATCAGGCAAGGTTTTATGGGCCTGGCTTTTCTTCTGTGAGGCTGTCCCATTGAGGTGACAATCGAAGCCTATATTCCCAGGAAGCTGGAATCTCTGGTCCTGAGGTCCAAAGGGTCCCATGGTTTCATCAGGCCACACTGTCCGAGAGCCTGAAGGGGACACAGGTCATACACAGTTAATCGTCAGGTAATATAAATGGCGGAGGTGTTAGAAACAACCAAAATCAAAACCAGGGAAGCTCTAGGCCCTTAAATGCCCTGGTGATCTTAAATCACAGTAAAGATTTTTGACGGAACAAGAATTCCATGTGGAATACTTTTGGGACACATTGGGTTAAGTTTCTAAAAGCCTTTGTTTTTTAGCATGAATACAAATTCTGAAGTatgaaatgtataattttttaaaacttactaaTCATTACCCATCATCTTTAAACAGCCTGGGACAATGACTCATAATTTAGAAACTGCTGCtgagagaaataataaagaatatttatcaagggtgttggggatttagctcagtggtagagtgcttgcctagcaagcacaaggccctgggtttgggcctcagctcaaaaaaaaaaaaaaaaatatatatacacacacacacacacacacacacacacacacacacacacacacacacatatatatatataaaataacatagataaaaaaataaaataccttagAATGCCAGGTAAATTATTCAACAAATacataataaacacacaaaatgcTTGCTTCATTGACACGATTTAGCAAAGAAGTGTAATTAGCAACATAACTTACAAAATCAAGAGACCTGGTTCAGGAAGACTGTATGTCAGCGGACAGAAAGAAACTAAGTTTGTGAAATCGATTTTAGGATTGATAAGCTCACTCTGCGACTAAGAGTGCATACTCATCTTAAGAAGTGCTTAGTTCAGTTCCTGAACTCAAGTGGGGCCGCCCACAACTgcctatagctccagttccaggggactgaACACTCTTCTGGccaagtacctgcactcacatgcacacacccacacacaaacccgctcccacacacataattaaaaataaaaataaaatcttaaaaagacaaacaaaccaaccagaaGTTCTGGAACCAAGTGTAGATAGTACTGGACTTCCAATGGCTCAATTTAGGATTTTTTAGCTTTATGACAGTATGAATACAATATGTACTTAACACTgaattttgacatttttcttcagtAGTAACAGACTATATACAATGATCCGTCTTATTGGTAGGTAGAGAGCTATACTTCTTAGTCATGTGATACCTATAGGAAATACACAGTACACTGTGTACCAAACTATGATATTCTGGAGACTAAGTATATCAAATGGACTTTTACCTCATAATATTTTAACTATGTTTACTGGCATATAATCCTATAAGGAACattgttttaatgtatttttgtaatattttatcttTCTGATATATCTAGCCAGATCTTTATTTTCAATGaagcaaaagttaaaaaaaaaatataaaacttcaAGAAAAACTATTAGAGAAAGCACAACATAAAGTTTTGAAACAagtacgtgtatatgtatatatacacacacacttaataaaagcaataaatcgTTTACTTACATATATCTGGAGGTGCAGTGGCCACGTGAGACTCATCGGAACCTGACGATCCTGCAGTTGAAAAGGCTCTTGGATTGATAACTCTTTTCACTAGAGAACAAAATCCTGGGAGATAGGAAACCAGTCTGGCTCTGTTACAGAGCACCTAATAACAGAGAAATTGACATTTTTGGCTGTAAATAATAAATTCTGACAAACCTCATATTGTGTTttatctttgtatgtatgtgcacacatgtggtgtacatgcatgtatgtgtatgatgatTGCACAGGTGTGCTTGGGTACACTCAGAAGGCTAGAGGAGACCAGCAGGAGACCTGTTCTATCCCTCTCTACCTTATTGCTTTGGatagtctctcactgagcctggagatACTATGGTAGCCATCAAGTCCCAGAGAACTTCTGTCATCTCCCCCAAAGGGCTGGTCTTATAAGCATGTGCAGCCATACCTGGACTTTTACATGGGTGCAAACTCAAATTTAGGTTCTCATGTCTATGCAGTAAGTTAATTCATCCCACTGGGTTATACCTATTAAAAACAACACATACTACTTTACTACCTCTGTGGAATGCCTACTGTGTGACAAACAATATATGTACTTACAATGAAACCCAAAACATTACTGATACTTCTCAGAATCAAAAGGGAGGGCATGTATGCCAAATCCTGTCAAGGAGGCCATGCTGAGATGAAGGGAGGTCTCTGGGAATAGTAAACGATTTCTCACAAACCATAACATTTCACAAAGGCCACTGTAGTTTTGCTTTTTGATTAGCTTTGCTTCTGCAAATTAATCCAACACTTTTATGGGGATGCCTAGCCAATAACTGCCTGTTCACTTTTGGACTAATGCTACCTGGTGTTGATCCAcagggcaaaacaaaacaaaacaaaacaacaacaaaaaaaacaataaattaagCAACCTTCTGTATTCTAAAACCCTTGACCCTTGGCTTTCCCTGGGTTGCCTATGGCCCTACTTGGCTTGCCATAGTTCTTGTAATCACTCTCTCACTCCCATATAAACTCTTTCCTTCAGATTCACCTTCAGATTCAACACAATTAGAGCAAACATTATTTTGGGATAAAAGTGTGTTTTTCCCAATATAAGGTCACAAAGTGAACCTATAAAATACTACCTAATTTAATAAATACTAAAATGTAGAACAACTAGTGAGATTCTTAAACCAGAGACTTGAGAATTTATCTTTGGAcctaaatgtttccttttcaatcctttcctttcctgctgTAGACTGTGCTATTATTCCTTAGTTTGGTAGCAATGATCACTTTCCTCAATTTTGGCATACCTTTGTAGTGTATTTTCTGATCTTACATTTATTTCCCTGACTGAGTTAAATTGTTGACTATGTAAATATGAGAGCATGGATAGATTGGGGAATACTTAGGTTAGAATATTGAATGTAGAGTTGTCAGATGCTTTCCCAATCAGCTGATGGAGCTAAGGTTCCACTGTAACAGACCCAGTCATTCACTTCTGTACCGCCCATGCCTGCTCTTACACCATGACATCAGCAGTAGCCTATTGCTCAGCTAATTTGCCAGCTGGCCGTTTACAATAAAAACTGCTGATATCACCGGCCTGGATTATCAGGAGTTACCATAGAGCCATGGGTGTCCGTGTTTCAGAGCTTAGACACACTGAAATATGTCTTTCACATGGAAGAAGGGATCTTCAGTTACAGCCATTTGTGGATAACTGATGCCATCTAAGCACACTAACTCAGTTGCAGTGTCTTCTGACTTTACAGAAAAGCAGACCTGGGCCTTCACTGAGAATCATCTAACTTGGgaaattttattaaaagtttttGAGTTTCAGGAAAAGGGGGCGAAAGTTTGAAATAGGTATATCCAGATGAGTGTCAAGTTCAGTTTGTCTAGATGCTGAATatggacatttttaaaaactcaggatgttaaataaattgttaaagacatatgtgtatgcatatttcaCTAGTAATACCTGCCCAGAATTTGCAACACATATAAGACAACACAAAACCCTTCTGTTTTCACATCTAAATGGTAAACCTTAAATTCAGTATAAACAGCATTCTAATAAAGAGTTGTTATTTTTTGATAAATTCATATTCATTTAAAACACAGTACTATCCTGTTTCACCTAACCTCCCTCCTTTTACACTATCATAGGCCTCTTCATATCACACCCCTTCAGGGCAGGTTGATAAAAATTCATCTTAAAACTCGGCTCATACTGGTATTCTCCTCTTAGGACTTGTCTCTACAGTCACACCTTCAAACACTTCGAAACAGAAATGCCAGCTCAACTAATCGTTGCCATATTAATTTTTTACTACAGCTCTGGTTACATTACAACTTGAATGAAGAAAAATTACTGAGTACAGCATTCCAGATTCTTGAATATTCCTTTATCTCACAGTCCAACTTCACCTCCTATATTATGTCCTTTGCACTTCTTACACTCAGGTGGGCAGAAATGACACCCTAATATTTAAACAACTCgggggaaagtttttttttttgtttgtttgtttttaatataacaCCTGATCTTCTAATTTAAACCTTGGATGATCCACAGTCATCTCTAAAAACTCAAGGTAAAGGTTTTCCCATTAGGGGATCTCAAACTCCAATTTTCTCTTATGCATGGATCTCTCATGATAACTTTTTTCAAGTTTTCAAGAAACTATTATGTGCTACTTAAAAAGTGTTTGTCTGAAAGTATGGATGTGTACCTGGGGTTTGATGTGGCCCAGAAGTGGGCACTggtcccccagaactggagttacagaaagtcgTGACCAGTCTTGCCGGTGTTAGGAGCTTGGGTCCTTGGGTATTGGCCTGTAGTCCTAACAGCTTCGCCCTCTTTCCTGGCCCCATCATGTGTTACTTCTAATAGAAGCCTTCATATTTCTTATGTCCTTAACCTATGAACTATCTTAGGTAGGATGTGCATAGTACTCGGGCACTTAGAGTCAAGTCTGTAAGTGTGAATAAGAACTTTTGCTGTGCTTTTATAGAAATTGTAAAGTCACTTACTATACTAATAACTTCAAAACTTCAGCTTAACcaaaggctttttttttgttttgtttttttgtaaagtGCTTAAAACGTTCTAAATATTTGCTGATATCGCTTTTAAAATTGTTGAAAGGATGCTTGCATTGAATTGgattatatgcatataaaatatgaaaatattaaactGGGGAAACAAACGTACCAGAATTTAATAGAATGTGCTGAACTGATTTCAAAGCATATAAACCTAATTTCACACCCTCTGCTCCCCGACACTGCTGATACATTAAGGCGACCATTATGCCAACGTCATCATAAACTCGTCCCTCCATTTCCTAACAAGTTTATTCTAAGAGTGACTTACATGGGCCATTTCTAGTGAAGAAGGCGGACGCAGACTTTTCCCCTCTGCAAAGTAtccctgggagagagcaaaaacAAAACGGGCTAGTGACAGACCAAGCTCTACCGACGGAGGTTCGGGCCAGGCAGTATTAGCTTGTCCCTCCCCAAAGCCAGACCTCGGGCCCCGCGTCACCGAGAACCCGTGGGAACACTCGGGCCGGGCGGAACCCAGCAGGTCTGCGCTCCGAGCGCAGGCTCGGGCGGAGCCGTGTGGGGCGCGAGCAGAAGAACCctgggcagaggtgggtggacCGGGGCAATACCGACAGCAGGGGCACGGTCACCCGTGAAAGTGCAGAAGAGACCGCGGGTGGGAACCATCCGTACCAGTCACCACACGGCCAGCTGATCCAGTCCCTCAACACGTCCACTGTCAAAATGGCGGTCCAGGCAGGCGCTGTTGACGCCCAGACCTGAGTAGTTGCCTCCGAGCGCATCGATGCTGTCGGTCGATCTTCGAGTAGAGGCTGATCACAGGGCTTCAGAAGGTGAGCTAGTCTTTCATTGGGTAAACTGATGGGTGGATCACGGCGGGGTGGGACCAAATTGGGAATATTTACAGGACTCAGCACCAGTCTTAGCTGAGTCTTTGCTTCATTGACTTTTTGGTACCTTTgacagatttttgttgttgttgttgtttttaaattttaaaaactattttctgtttatgattttttttttgcatgcatgtgtatatgtacagaAGAAAGTGTTGGTTCTGCTGGGACTGGAGTCgcggatggttgtgaactgccatgtgggcgctgggagtTGAAGTTGGATTCTCTGAGCTTGTGTTCTTAACTATTAAACTAACTCTTCAACTCCCTTCGACAGATTCTCTATCCTCCCCTAGACTTTCCAACAGCTTTCAGAAGATTCTGTCTTCTGTTGTTTGCATGACAACTGTTTGTCACTATTGTTtgtgaggactttttttttttgtcccagtTCTGCGACAGCATCAGACTCTTAATAGGCTtgataaacatacatacattacataaTGTATCTATCAATAATAACATATAGcttatccaatttaaaaaaagaacctcATAGTTAATGCTGAAGTTTCTTTAATTTTGGTAACTGTATTAATGACTTTTCTGCTGTGATGATCAAATACAACGGGCAAAGTAACTTATAGAAAGGATTGTTTATTTAGGCTTACCAGTCTAAGACTCCAAAATTGGGAGATGAGGATGGTTGGCAACAAGTAGTAAATGTAGAGACTAAAGCGGAAGCTGAGGGTTCGTATCTTGAAACTAAGGAGAAAGCAAAGAGCTCACTGGGGATGGtgggtggcttttttttttttttttttttttggttctttttttttttttttccggagctggggaccgaacccagggccttgcgcttcctaggtaagcgctctaccactgagctaaatccccagcccggtgGGTGGCTTTTAAAACTCCAAAGCGTCCTCACTAAAATACTTCCTCTTGCAACGCCATACGTTCTACCCCCCAACCGATATAAGCTTGCGACCAAGTGTCCCAAAAcctgagcctatggaggccaatACAATAACTTCAGCAGTTGGAGAAAGTATTCATCAGGTATTTTGCTGAACTGGAACTTGCTGTTCCTTTCGTGCATTGACTCAAGTAAGAGTGTTTAGGCTTAATGGTATAAAATGTACTCAACCACATCAAGGGTTCTTACTATCAATATGATTTATCACCAGTTATCAGTTTGGTGAGGTAAAACCACGCTTCTCCACGGTGAGGTTACTCTTTCCTGGATATTCAAGGAGGAAACAAGGCCCAAATTGTAGGCGTGGGTAGTCATTCACCTGTCTGAGCACTGAGTGTCTTCAAAAATTAGCTGGAGGTCTTGTGGAAGAATTGTCCCTTCCGTTTGTCTATGCACTCAGTTTTTTTCTATTAATGTGgattcatatttatttaaaattcttttaattttgtttttcatattgatccagtttttggtttcttttagtTGGGCATCTATGCTTTTTGACATAACCccataggttttgtttgtttgtttgtttgtttgtttttggtactCATCAATACTTTTGTTTGTCACTATTTCTTGAGATTGTTTTAAAGTTCTGGCATTTAGATACTCCAGAATCTTTATATGTTCCTGTGTATCCCAGTCCCAGTATCAACATGTCCCAAGGAGACATGGTTACTTCTTTAACCAGTGTGAGAGACTTGACCTCCCCACTTGCTTAACTTCAATTCTAGTGTACATGTAAGGAGAATGCAGAACTGTTAAACTACATTCAATGTACTCGTATAGAGGGTTTATATGATTAGCTAAGCCTGAGAGAGTCATGG
This Rattus norvegicus strain BN/NHsdMcwi chromosome 3, GRCr8, whole genome shotgun sequence DNA region includes the following protein-coding sequences:
- the Mmadhc gene encoding cobalamin trafficking protein CblD precursor, which gives rise to MAHVLCNRARLVSYLPGFCSLVKRVINPRAFSTAGSSGSDESHVATAPPDICSRTVWPDETMGPFGPQDQRFQLPGNIGFDCHLNGTASQKKSQAHKTLPDVLAEPLSTERHEFVMAQYVNEFQDSNAPVEQEISSAETYFESARVECAIQTCPELLRRDFESLFPEVANSKLMILTVTQKTEHDMTVWSEEVEVEREALLEKFINGAKEICYALRAEGYWADFIDPSSGLAFFGPYTNNTLFETDERYRHLGFSVDDLGCCKVIRHGLWGTHVVVGSIFTNATADSHIMRKLSGD